TACCAGGCCAGGGTCTGTGCCCTGCGCCGAATTTCCGTTTTGCGGCCTTCACGCAGCGCATCAATGGGACGCCCCCGCAATGACTCGTCCGCCGTGAACAGCCAGACAATCAGTTCCTCATCGGAGTAGCCGGCGTCTGCCAGGACCACGATGGTGCCCTTGAGGCTGTCGACAACCTCGCCATCCTGGATAAAGGCGGCTGGAACGGACCGGATCCGTCGCTCCCCCACGCGTAGGGCGGCCAGGGCACGCTCATCCAGGAGGCCGTGGACTTTCGTAATGGAAACGTCCAACAACTGTGCCACATCGGGCAAAGGCAACCACTCGCCAACAAGGCTCTCTACATTACTCACGGATCAAGATTGCCATGGCGGGCCCCCCGGAGCCTAGTCCGTGCAATATCCGGACTGATGGTGAAACCAGGCCCGCTGACAACTATGGGGCGACACTCCAAAAAGGTTCCTCTTGCGGGGAATGCCGGGATTGTTGTGCTAATTGGAATTTCGTGAGACATTCACATAGATCACATTCGTAACAGCAATAACTTAAGTAACACTAGTATCAGTAATCACATTGCATCGCCGCACGCGCAGTTGAGAAGAGGATTCCTTCCATGACGACGTCCCGCTCGCCCCAGCCTCCCAGGCCGAGTCTGCCTTTGATCGCTGCTACTACGGCTGCGTTGCCGGCTGTGGTCCTGTCGTCCCTCGCCCTCGCCCAGCCCGCGACTGCGGAGCCGCTTCCTCGCGCTGTTCCGGCCACCCTCGCCGCTGCAATGCAGGCACAGGCCTCGGTCTCCACCACTTCCCTCATTCCGGCAGCCTCGGTCTCGACCACGATTCCCGCGGCATTCCGCCCGGCCCAGCAGTCGGCCCCCACTGAATACACCATTGCCCGCGGAGACACCATCAGCAGCGTCGCGGCCAAATACGGACTCAACACTTACGAAGTCCTCAAGCTCAACGGCCTCCAGCCCAACACCATCATTTACCCGGGCCAGAAGATCACCTTGACAGGCTCGGGACCCGCCCCTGCAGCTGCACCGGCAACTCCAGCCCCCGCCGCTCAGGCCGGCTCCGGTGCCAGCTACACGGTGAAGGGCGGCGACACACTGTCCGCCATTGCTGCCCGGCACGGGGTGAAGCTTTCGGACGTATTCAGCTGGAACGGCCTGAATATGCGCTCCATCATCCACCCGGGCCAGAAAGTCAAGGTCAGCTCCGGCGAAGCCGCCCCCGCCCCTGCCCCGGCTTCCTCAGTTCAGCCTGCGTCGGTTCCGGCCGCCCCGGCACCGTCGGCACCGGCGGCACCGGCGGCACCGGCCGCTCCTGCCCCGGCCCCCGCAACCGGCGGTTCGTACACCGTCAAGGCAGGCGATACCTTGTCCGCCATCGCCTCCAGGCACGGTGTCAAGCTTTCGGACATCCTGTCGGCCAACCAGCTCAGCATGACAACTGTCATCTACCCCGGCAACAAACTGGTCATCCCCGGAGCTTCGGTACAGCCTGCCTCAAGCCAGCCGGCCGCCAGCGTCACCCCGCTCGTACCAAGTTCCTTCCTCGGTTTCAGCTATCCGGCAGCCGTAGTCAGCTCGGCGAACGAGAACAAGGCCTTGCTTAATGCGTCCCCGGTTCCGTCCAGGGACGAGATGCGGAACATCGTTTCGGACACCGCCCGCCAGATGGGCGTTGAGCCGTCCCTTGCCTTGGCGTTCGCCTATCAGGAATCAGGGTTCAACCAGCGGGCGGTGTCTCCCGCGAACGCCATCGGAGCCATGCAGGTGATCCCGGCATCCGGCCAGTGGGCCTCGGACCTGGTGGGCCGCAACCTCAACCTGCTTGATCCCTATGACAATGCGACCGCAGGGGTG
Above is a window of Arthrobacter pascens DNA encoding:
- a CDS encoding Rv2175c family DNA-binding protein; translated protein: MSNVESLVGEWLPLPDVAQLLDVSITKVHGLLDERALAALRVGERRIRSVPAAFIQDGEVVDSLKGTIVVLADAGYSDEELIVWLFTADESLRGRPIDALREGRKTEIRRRAQTLAW
- a CDS encoding lytic transglycosylase domain-containing protein, whose product is MTTSRSPQPPRPSLPLIAATTAALPAVVLSSLALAQPATAEPLPRAVPATLAAAMQAQASVSTTSLIPAASVSTTIPAAFRPAQQSAPTEYTIARGDTISSVAAKYGLNTYEVLKLNGLQPNTIIYPGQKITLTGSGPAPAAAPATPAPAAQAGSGASYTVKGGDTLSAIAARHGVKLSDVFSWNGLNMRSIIHPGQKVKVSSGEAAPAPAPASSVQPASVPAAPAPSAPAAPAAPAAPAPAPATGGSYTVKAGDTLSAIASRHGVKLSDILSANQLSMTTVIYPGNKLVIPGASVQPASSQPAASVTPLVPSSFLGFSYPAAVVSSANENKALLNASPVPSRDEMRNIVSDTARQMGVEPSLALAFAYQESGFNQRAVSPANAIGAMQVIPASGQWASDLVGRNLNLLDPYDNATAGVAIIRQLIATSKDLDNAIAGYYQGQYSVSKNGMYDDTKEYVAAIKAHQENFP